One part of the Brevundimonas subvibrioides ATCC 15264 genome encodes these proteins:
- a CDS encoding phage terminase large subunit family protein, whose product MFASPLSAAALLVVASVAQDFAPPADVSISEWVEQGHVMLSARTGSPLAQNGPVPFGFDGVEYLREPLDRLHPDDPCTRVAVRGGAQSAKSSIGQLWIAWSIVNRPAPFAIGLPSAAEIPKYDDAKLAPIIEDSPELRRRVKPVSTKSSEGSSMRKKRLMTGATIALFNLASPKELQMISAGNLVLEEVGNALKEVGTRGAPVKQARERQAAYSVLGSKEAMLSTPAELGDCEITKAEEAGDRRRFYGECQQCFGHFNLTPEGFKTGDRAGTPHHFVCPPEGGGCGGVLEEADMPAFRKAGFWLPTFPSDDPDNPAPAAFVTREALDRWLLPSDDGRYRVSSRDCEGREPSYYIWQAMCGLISWSKIAGTIADAKTPADLKALEQQVYGRAWDPSVEAMAWEDLHRIREDYDLGTVPTRAGVLTGFCDVQGGYLEWGVIGWGPGAEWWVVDRGIVEGDTSGDLVWQALDVITRKTYPHQDGGELDVEWGVDTGFRTQKVYAFCRGRPNVKAMDGQPGWKKPALGKPKPQRVIENGRVKGRVKLYPTGTWELKAALAWSLKISVEAGYATPLSGRGHWSQNETEAWAMQITAEGLAEEKDKRTGETKRWWKKLRERNEWVDIWVGCRALAFNLGVGVPRKDGTGEACDWEALSTNRAPQSNQADIFAASPRPAHAVRPEEAEPPADLGWHSMRKVL is encoded by the coding sequence ATGTTCGCGTCGCCACTCTCGGCGGCCGCCTTGCTGGTGGTCGCCTCGGTCGCCCAAGACTTCGCGCCGCCGGCCGATGTCAGCATCTCGGAATGGGTCGAGCAGGGGCATGTGATGCTCTCGGCCAGGACCGGCTCCCCGCTGGCTCAGAATGGCCCCGTGCCGTTCGGCTTCGACGGCGTCGAATACTTGCGGGAGCCGCTGGACCGGCTTCACCCAGACGATCCCTGCACGCGCGTGGCGGTCAGGGGAGGGGCCCAGTCGGCCAAGTCCTCGATCGGGCAACTGTGGATCGCCTGGTCGATCGTGAACCGTCCGGCACCCTTCGCCATCGGCCTGCCGTCGGCGGCCGAGATTCCGAAATACGACGACGCCAAGCTTGCGCCGATCATTGAGGACAGCCCGGAGCTGCGCCGCCGCGTGAAGCCGGTCTCGACCAAATCGAGCGAAGGCTCGAGCATGCGAAAGAAACGGCTGATGACAGGGGCGACGATCGCCCTGTTCAACCTGGCCTCGCCCAAAGAGCTTCAGATGATCTCGGCGGGCAACCTGGTCCTCGAGGAAGTCGGGAACGCCCTGAAGGAAGTCGGCACCCGCGGCGCTCCGGTCAAACAAGCCCGCGAACGCCAGGCGGCTTATTCGGTCCTGGGCTCCAAAGAGGCCATGCTTTCCACCCCGGCCGAGCTGGGCGACTGCGAAATCACCAAGGCCGAGGAGGCAGGCGACCGCCGGCGCTTCTATGGCGAATGCCAGCAGTGTTTCGGCCACTTCAATCTGACGCCCGAGGGTTTCAAGACCGGCGACCGGGCAGGGACCCCGCACCACTTCGTCTGTCCGCCAGAGGGCGGCGGCTGCGGCGGCGTCCTGGAAGAGGCGGACATGCCCGCCTTCCGCAAGGCCGGGTTCTGGCTGCCGACGTTCCCGTCGGACGATCCGGATAACCCCGCGCCCGCAGCGTTCGTCACGCGAGAGGCGCTGGACCGCTGGCTGCTGCCGTCGGACGATGGTCGTTACCGGGTGTCGTCGCGGGACTGCGAGGGCCGCGAGCCCAGCTACTACATCTGGCAGGCCATGTGCGGCCTCATCAGCTGGTCGAAGATCGCGGGCACGATCGCCGATGCGAAGACGCCGGCCGACCTGAAGGCGCTAGAGCAGCAGGTCTACGGTCGTGCCTGGGATCCGTCAGTCGAGGCCATGGCCTGGGAGGATCTGCACCGGATCCGCGAGGATTACGACCTCGGGACCGTCCCAACTCGCGCGGGGGTCCTGACCGGCTTCTGCGACGTCCAGGGCGGCTACCTCGAATGGGGCGTGATCGGCTGGGGCCCCGGCGCGGAATGGTGGGTGGTCGATCGCGGCATCGTCGAAGGCGACACCTCCGGTGATCTGGTCTGGCAGGCCTTGGACGTCATCACCCGCAAAACCTATCCGCATCAGGATGGCGGCGAGCTGGACGTTGAGTGGGGCGTCGATACCGGGTTCAGGACCCAAAAAGTCTATGCCTTCTGCCGCGGGCGGCCGAACGTCAAGGCGATGGACGGCCAGCCAGGCTGGAAGAAGCCGGCGCTCGGCAAGCCCAAGCCGCAACGCGTGATCGAGAACGGGCGGGTCAAGGGCAGGGTCAAACTTTATCCGACCGGCACCTGGGAGCTGAAGGCCGCTTTGGCCTGGTCGCTCAAGATTTCGGTCGAGGCCGGTTACGCCACGCCGCTGTCGGGTCGGGGTCATTGGTCCCAGAACGAGACCGAAGCCTGGGCCATGCAGATCACGGCCGAGGGTCTGGCCGAGGAGAAGGACAAGCGCACGGGCGAAACGAAGCGCTGGTGGAAAAAGCTGCGCGAACGCAACGAGTGGGTCGACATCTGGGTCGGATGCCGAGCCCTTGCCTTCAACCTCGGCGTGGGCGTTCCGAGGAAAGATGGAACTGGCGAGGCCTGCGACTGGGAGGCCCTCTCCACGAACCGCGCCCCGCAGAGCAACCAGGCAGACATCTTCGCGGCAAGTCCCCGACCGGCGCACGCCGTGCGCCCTGAAGAAGCCGAGCCGCCCGCTGATCTGGGCTGGCATTCCATGCGGAAGGTTTTGTGA
- the gpW gene encoding gpW family head-tail joining protein codes for MALTPEETAELVLLKSVRLDLISGQKVSKVTSGGRSVEFNQASLSRVEETIASLERRSRRRRGGAIGFTF; via the coding sequence ATGGCGCTGACTCCAGAAGAGACGGCTGAGCTCGTGCTCCTCAAGAGCGTCCGTCTGGACCTGATCTCGGGACAAAAAGTTTCGAAAGTGACCTCGGGCGGGCGCTCGGTAGAGTTCAACCAGGCCAGTCTGTCACGCGTCGAGGAGACGATCGCCAGCCTCGAGCGGCGCAGCCGCCGCCGCCGCGGCGGAGCCATCGGCTTCACGTTCTAG
- a CDS encoding phage portal protein encodes MTLLDATGRPISSSHKPRANALAGGFDFGSYDSGGACGPIMADWFAQIRSADMEWLPNRNPSVARARDVVRNDPIGASAVARRQNAAIGRGWRLSARPNARALGIDPIVARELGAAMEVEFRSHAYGHAFEIDAERRLNFGQLLRVTTAHLMVDGDGPALVEWAEGEGTRYSTRLRLVDPDRLSNPTGRMDDRYLRGGIERNEVGVPVRYWFRERHPADLGVDGRRFTWTGYDRFTAWGRPQVLHAFDPQRAEQTRGVSRFAASLKSFRSLAKFSDATLQAATINALMVAFVKSSAGPEAVSEFLEVDDLKGFETSRESFYESNPVSLAGGARMPVLPFGDEIEMQTASRDVASFDAFVRANIRLIAASLGVTYEELSMDYSQTNYSSARAAMVHAWAETQSLSSIVEAQIVRPYYVAFLEEAFDRGYLSMPAGAPDFYDAVDAYAEAKWIGPGRGYIDPVKEIDAAAARIEAGLSTLEDECADQGKDWEEVLDQQARERQRRIDLKLPDPAAPPETAPLTQTEAEDAANARPGALARVRSTARSPEHAAFLDQRSGA; translated from the coding sequence ATGACCTTGCTCGACGCCACCGGACGACCGATCAGTTCTTCGCACAAGCCCCGCGCCAACGCCCTGGCTGGAGGTTTCGATTTCGGGTCCTACGATTCAGGCGGAGCCTGCGGGCCGATCATGGCGGACTGGTTCGCCCAGATCCGTTCAGCGGACATGGAGTGGCTGCCGAACCGAAACCCCTCGGTCGCGCGCGCCAGAGACGTGGTTCGTAACGATCCCATTGGGGCCTCGGCCGTCGCTCGCCGCCAGAACGCGGCGATCGGCAGAGGCTGGCGATTGTCGGCCCGCCCGAATGCCCGGGCCCTCGGCATCGATCCCATCGTCGCGCGCGAGCTGGGCGCTGCCATGGAGGTCGAGTTCCGGTCGCATGCCTATGGCCACGCATTCGAGATCGATGCGGAGCGCCGACTGAACTTCGGGCAGCTGCTGCGCGTCACGACGGCCCACCTGATGGTTGACGGCGACGGCCCCGCCCTGGTCGAATGGGCCGAGGGCGAGGGCACTCGCTACTCGACCCGCCTGCGGCTTGTCGATCCCGACAGGCTCTCCAACCCGACAGGTCGGATGGATGACCGGTACCTGCGCGGCGGCATTGAACGCAACGAGGTCGGCGTCCCGGTTCGATACTGGTTCCGCGAACGGCATCCGGCCGACCTGGGGGTGGATGGCCGGCGATTCACCTGGACCGGCTATGATCGTTTCACCGCCTGGGGTCGCCCCCAGGTGCTTCACGCCTTCGACCCGCAGCGCGCGGAACAGACCCGTGGCGTCTCGCGCTTCGCGGCCTCGTTGAAGAGCTTCCGGTCGCTGGCGAAGTTCTCCGACGCCACCTTGCAGGCGGCGACCATCAACGCGTTGATGGTCGCGTTCGTGAAGTCGAGCGCCGGGCCGGAAGCGGTCAGCGAGTTCCTGGAGGTCGACGACCTGAAAGGCTTCGAGACCTCGCGCGAGAGCTTCTACGAATCCAATCCCGTCTCCCTCGCCGGCGGGGCGCGCATGCCCGTTCTGCCGTTCGGCGACGAGATCGAGATGCAGACGGCCTCACGTGATGTGGCCAGCTTCGACGCCTTCGTCCGCGCCAACATCCGGCTGATCGCCGCTTCCCTAGGCGTGACCTACGAAGAGCTGTCGATGGACTACAGCCAGACGAACTATTCGTCCGCGCGCGCCGCCATGGTTCATGCGTGGGCCGAAACGCAGTCACTGTCTTCAATCGTCGAGGCCCAGATCGTCAGGCCCTATTACGTCGCATTCCTCGAGGAGGCGTTCGACCGGGGGTATCTGTCGATGCCCGCCGGGGCACCGGACTTTTACGACGCCGTCGACGCCTACGCCGAGGCCAAGTGGATCGGCCCCGGCCGTGGCTACATCGATCCAGTCAAGGAAATCGACGCCGCCGCCGCGCGCATCGAGGCGGGCCTCTCGACCCTGGAAGACGAATGCGCCGACCAGGGCAAGGATTGGGAGGAGGTTCTCGACCAACAGGCGCGCGAGCGTCAGCGTCGGATCGATCTCAAACTTCCCGACCCAGCGGCTCCTCCCGAGACCGCGCCGCTGACCCAGACCGAAGCGGAAGACGCCGCAAACGCCCGACCCGGGGCTTTGGCCAGGGTGCGTTCGACGGCCCGGTCGCCCGAGCACGCCGCCTTTCTCGACCAGCGCTCCGGCGCCTGA
- a CDS encoding S49 family peptidase — MQDVQLLASRYAGRPLLLTPTAARDLANRVRQIDSRAFERPSRVGAFLRRVGLADGGKRPRISAMDDDGIPAVPMDEQLAYSPRWLGDVEDTGFCWSLKDGVALICCDTPLVERGDEFCGMVWHGYDTLLIAMREAMADARVRGIFLRLDTPGGVVGGGLPALAQFMREARESAGGKPIWVYADMACSAGYWIAAQADRILAPSVGYVGSIGAVMVHEDWSGALEQDGVAITSIEFPDGGVKTEGAWWKALSEGGRTALQSDINQVGEMFLADVAAGRPGLDREAMLAMRADAFMAEHTDPARSGVTLGLADEIATEEAAFAALVDHVSAPADPALAAAPGARTASTPKERPMATKTHAGGKPTRAAQVAQAKKAMKLAQANLARVQASDAADPAEDEDDNAPESGTDEAALPGEDEPGDETDPDADDEDDDEAKAIAASAEAASHPALALAAIRSGMSLSQFKASAGAAGPAHRPSRLDAAMTGARRLTPDAPVAGSQGMGGALVADAQRRRDASKRGR, encoded by the coding sequence ATGCAAGATGTCCAGCTTCTGGCGTCCCGCTATGCGGGACGTCCCCTTCTGCTGACGCCAACAGCGGCACGCGACCTCGCGAACCGGGTCCGGCAGATCGACAGCCGCGCGTTCGAACGCCCTTCCCGCGTCGGTGCCTTCCTGCGCCGGGTCGGCCTCGCCGACGGTGGCAAGCGTCCTCGAATCTCGGCGATGGACGACGATGGCATCCCCGCCGTTCCGATGGACGAACAGCTCGCTTATTCGCCGCGCTGGCTCGGCGACGTCGAAGACACAGGGTTCTGCTGGTCGTTGAAGGATGGTGTCGCGCTCATCTGCTGCGACACGCCGCTGGTTGAGCGGGGTGACGAATTCTGCGGCATGGTCTGGCACGGTTACGACACGCTGCTGATCGCAATGCGCGAGGCGATGGCCGACGCCCGCGTGCGCGGGATCTTCCTGCGCCTCGACACGCCGGGCGGAGTGGTCGGCGGCGGACTACCCGCCCTGGCCCAGTTCATGCGCGAGGCCCGCGAAAGCGCCGGGGGCAAGCCCATCTGGGTCTACGCGGACATGGCCTGCTCGGCTGGCTACTGGATCGCTGCGCAAGCCGACCGGATCCTGGCACCCAGCGTCGGCTACGTCGGTTCTATCGGTGCCGTGATGGTCCACGAGGACTGGTCGGGCGCTCTTGAGCAGGATGGCGTCGCCATCACGTCGATCGAGTTTCCCGATGGCGGGGTGAAGACCGAGGGGGCTTGGTGGAAGGCGCTCAGCGAGGGTGGCCGCACCGCGCTTCAGTCCGACATCAACCAGGTGGGTGAGATGTTCCTGGCGGACGTCGCGGCCGGTCGGCCCGGTCTGGACCGGGAAGCTATGCTGGCGATGCGCGCCGACGCCTTCATGGCTGAACACACGGACCCCGCTCGATCGGGCGTCACACTCGGTCTCGCCGATGAGATCGCGACCGAGGAGGCGGCGTTCGCCGCCCTGGTCGATCACGTTTCCGCCCCTGCGGATCCTGCCCTCGCCGCTGCGCCAGGGGCGCGCACGGCTTCCACCCCGAAGGAGAGGCCAATGGCCACGAAAACCCATGCGGGCGGCAAGCCGACCCGCGCCGCTCAAGTCGCTCAGGCGAAAAAGGCGATGAAACTCGCTCAGGCCAATCTGGCCAGGGTGCAGGCGTCGGACGCGGCCGACCCGGCTGAGGATGAAGACGACAATGCGCCCGAGAGCGGCACCGACGAGGCAGCGCTGCCTGGCGAAGACGAGCCCGGCGACGAAACCGATCCCGATGCGGATGATGAGGACGACGACGAGGCGAAGGCCATCGCGGCATCGGCCGAGGCGGCGTCCCATCCGGCGCTGGCGCTGGCCGCCATTCGCAGCGGGATGAGCCTGAGCCAGTTCAAGGCCTCCGCCGGCGCGGCCGGTCCCGCCCATCGGCCGTCGCGTCTCGACGCGGCCATGACCGGCGCTCGCCGCCTGACCCCGGACGCTCCCGTAGCCGGGAGCCAGGGCATGGGCGGCGCCCTGGTCGCGGACGCCCAGCGCCGCCGCGACGCCTCCAAGCGGGGTCGCTGA
- a CDS encoding head decoration protein, giving the protein MQVIKTNQPGTLGDLIHWEVNPTFTTEDGVLLAGSGGARVIDQFTVIAQVTASKKLQTIDFAGSGGANVAYGVSLLPAQAADGVDGEIKYLRRGPAIIHAESLVWPAGATDNQKATALAALLAQGILAKTGI; this is encoded by the coding sequence ATGCAGGTCATCAAAACGAACCAGCCGGGCACGCTCGGCGATCTGATCCACTGGGAGGTCAATCCGACCTTCACGACCGAAGACGGCGTGCTGCTGGCCGGCTCCGGCGGCGCGCGGGTGATCGACCAGTTCACCGTCATCGCACAGGTCACGGCGAGCAAGAAGCTGCAGACGATCGACTTCGCAGGATCGGGCGGTGCCAACGTCGCCTATGGCGTCAGCCTGTTGCCTGCCCAAGCGGCCGATGGCGTCGACGGCGAGATCAAGTACCTGCGACGCGGCCCCGCGATCATCCACGCCGAAAGCCTGGTCTGGCCTGCGGGTGCCACTGACAACCAGAAGGCCACGGCGCTCGCCGCCCTCCTGGCTCAAGGCATCCTGGCCAAGACCGGCATCTAA
- a CDS encoding major capsid protein, giving the protein MPTTVVNQDSGLRLPFTAVELTQSINTLPPQFGQMARDGMFPIEPLASAYIEIVSEGGAIYALPITDEGRPATIARRDKGQSLIFKIPNITHEDSVLANDIRNWLAAAQRTRRPETLVNLVNKRLEKLRRKFDLTLELLRVSALAGKIVDGGGGEVYDLFTAFNVVQSIVYFDLANANTDVNAKCGEVIDIIGQNLNDESMNGVVARVSPGFFNKLVAHKSVRELYLNTANALALAAIVRSDDGQYRPREFAHGGVLFREYNAKIPMADKSLYTPFPGDTGIAYPDGTLDSHVTYAAPPLDIRELDGEPAEGGSDEDLIHISEEMLKHGRGLEWSGQMNALPLWRRPATLVKVTAAAAP; this is encoded by the coding sequence ATGCCGACGACCGTCGTCAACCAAGACTCCGGCCTGCGCCTGCCGTTCACGGCGGTGGAACTGACCCAGTCCATCAACACCCTGCCGCCCCAGTTCGGGCAGATGGCGCGTGACGGGATGTTCCCGATCGAGCCGCTGGCTTCGGCCTATATCGAGATCGTGTCGGAAGGCGGCGCGATCTACGCCCTGCCGATCACCGACGAGGGTCGGCCGGCCACGATCGCCCGCCGCGACAAGGGCCAGTCGCTGATCTTCAAGATCCCGAACATCACCCACGAAGACAGTGTGCTGGCCAACGACATCCGAAACTGGCTGGCCGCGGCCCAGCGCACCCGTCGGCCCGAGACGCTGGTGAACCTGGTCAACAAGCGTCTGGAGAAGCTCCGTCGCAAGTTCGACCTGACGCTCGAGCTGCTGCGCGTCTCCGCCCTTGCGGGCAAGATCGTCGATGGGGGCGGCGGCGAGGTCTACGATCTGTTCACCGCCTTCAACGTCGTCCAGTCGATCGTCTATTTCGACCTCGCCAATGCCAACACCGACGTGAACGCGAAGTGCGGTGAGGTCATCGACATCATCGGTCAGAACCTGAACGACGAAAGCATGAACGGCGTCGTGGCGCGGGTTTCGCCGGGGTTCTTCAACAAGCTGGTCGCGCACAAGTCCGTCAGGGAACTGTACCTGAATACGGCGAACGCCCTGGCCCTGGCGGCGATCGTGCGCAGCGACGACGGGCAGTACCGCCCCCGCGAATTTGCGCATGGCGGGGTGCTGTTCCGCGAGTACAACGCCAAGATTCCGATGGCGGACAAGTCGCTCTACACGCCCTTCCCCGGCGACACCGGTATCGCTTATCCCGATGGCACGCTGGACAGCCACGTCACCTATGCCGCCCCGCCGCTCGACATCCGCGAGCTGGACGGCGAACCGGCCGAAGGCGGCTCGGACGAAGACCTGATCCACATCAGCGAGGAAATGCTGAAGCACGGTCGTGGCCTTGAATGGTCGGGTCAGATGAACGCCCTGCCTCTGTGGCGTCGCCCGGCGACCCTGGTCAAGGTGACCGCTGCCGCCGCACCCTGA
- a CDS encoding head-tail joining protein — protein MDFSRHLAGLDAAIDAHLRDDGWIRPKAGGPDVSARIAIEHPSETDRLIGAGIERSRPWVEISISSVPVLVKGDCVLVGAVAPFTGWRIAEAPKRPGDGRHWRAEVEPLGLVDA, from the coding sequence ATGGACTTTTCCCGCCATCTGGCTGGGCTCGACGCCGCCATCGACGCCCACCTGCGCGACGACGGGTGGATTCGTCCGAAGGCGGGCGGGCCGGACGTGTCCGCGCGGATCGCGATCGAGCATCCCAGCGAGACCGATCGGCTGATCGGGGCAGGGATCGAGCGCTCCCGGCCGTGGGTCGAGATTTCAATTTCTTCGGTTCCGGTTCTGGTCAAGGGCGACTGTGTCCTGGTCGGTGCCGTGGCTCCCTTCACGGGATGGCGGATCGCGGAAGCGCCCAAGCGGCCAGGCGATGGCCGTCATTGGCGGGCGGAGGTGGAGCCTTTGGGACTCGTTGACGCGTGA
- a CDS encoding DUF6441 family protein, producing the protein MSELGLQLRAALQGDFDREERAALTRVERSVQAALWDFAADEVQGKWRQDIGQSGLRNAGALTKTIRLRRYKNQGLNPAVLVYSNFPIIQRAFEANTVIRSKSGFYLPIPNPDVWPGGRVARPKRNGGQRSNTIALAEQRFGKLRFVYRPGKASLLVAEVRESAARPGTFRRASATAQRTGRGLVTIVVFFLVREARLPRLLRGRVIRDRARQNADRGVEQRFVRYFAQPDLPLQLEGPSQA; encoded by the coding sequence GTGAGTGAGCTCGGGCTCCAGCTGCGCGCCGCACTGCAGGGAGATTTCGACCGCGAGGAGCGGGCAGCGCTAACGCGGGTCGAGCGATCGGTGCAGGCCGCCCTATGGGATTTCGCGGCCGACGAAGTGCAGGGCAAGTGGCGTCAGGACATCGGCCAGTCCGGCCTTCGGAACGCCGGTGCGCTGACGAAGACCATCCGGCTGCGCAGGTACAAGAACCAGGGGCTGAACCCCGCCGTCCTGGTCTATTCGAACTTTCCGATCATTCAGCGGGCCTTTGAGGCCAACACCGTGATCCGTTCCAAGAGCGGCTTCTATCTGCCCATTCCAAACCCGGACGTCTGGCCCGGCGGACGGGTCGCCCGGCCGAAGCGGAATGGCGGGCAAAGATCCAACACCATCGCCTTGGCCGAGCAGAGGTTCGGAAAGCTGCGCTTCGTCTATCGCCCCGGAAAGGCGTCGCTGCTGGTCGCGGAGGTGCGCGAAAGCGCTGCCCGTCCCGGAACGTTCCGCCGGGCCAGCGCCACGGCCCAGCGCACGGGGCGCGGCCTGGTCACAATCGTCGTCTTTTTCCTAGTACGCGAGGCGCGTCTGCCTCGCTTGCTTCGCGGTCGGGTGATCCGGGACCGCGCGCGGCAGAACGCCGACCGGGGCGTCGAGCAGCGGTTCGTCCGATACTTTGCGCAGCCGGATCTGCCGCTTCAGCTGGAAGGCCCGTCGCAGGCATGA
- a CDS encoding phage tail tube protein, whose translation MPTDIWYGADCETRIGKRANATTPPTTWQSVEFMSLTVNPTQEWRDRPKLGNPAARVNTLDPIKPRKGFYRESAEVVLDADTRSLPLWLRHAMGSPTTTTASALFLHTFASGAKTEQYFDIVVKVGASDFRIYQGLTLSQLSIQNTGENTQDFNINLSLLGLSRAKATSWPTGTVTACPAEAPILRAIFSVDNVAAGNMLSSSLSWDRQLQEGVFLSAAPTVSSLRPNGGSHSGSATFRAIGAVFDTMEEADTVFSAQLNYYGVVADHFIRFEHATALLQPSPLPISGPGTIERTLNWAPFQTGSTPALTIAIVNDVTAYA comes from the coding sequence ATGCCCACGGATATCTGGTACGGTGCCGACTGCGAGACGCGGATCGGGAAGCGCGCGAACGCGACGACCCCGCCCACGACCTGGCAGTCCGTCGAGTTCATGAGCCTGACCGTCAACCCGACGCAGGAATGGCGCGACCGGCCCAAGCTGGGCAACCCGGCCGCCCGGGTGAACACGCTGGATCCGATCAAGCCGCGCAAGGGCTTCTACCGCGAGAGCGCCGAGGTCGTTCTGGATGCCGACACCCGGTCCCTGCCGCTGTGGCTGCGTCATGCCATGGGCTCGCCGACGACCACGACGGCATCTGCCCTCTTCCTTCACACCTTCGCGTCGGGAGCGAAGACCGAGCAGTATTTCGATATCGTGGTGAAGGTCGGGGCCAGCGATTTCCGGATCTATCAGGGGCTGACGCTTTCGCAGCTTTCGATCCAGAACACCGGCGAGAACACGCAGGACTTCAACATCAACCTGAGCCTGCTGGGCCTCAGCCGCGCCAAGGCAACGTCCTGGCCGACCGGCACGGTTACCGCCTGTCCGGCCGAGGCACCGATCCTGAGGGCGATCTTCTCGGTCGATAACGTCGCCGCCGGCAACATGCTGTCGTCGTCCCTCAGCTGGGATCGCCAGCTGCAGGAGGGCGTGTTCCTGAGCGCCGCGCCGACGGTGTCGTCGCTGCGTCCGAACGGCGGCTCGCATTCGGGCTCGGCGACCTTCCGCGCGATCGGCGCCGTCTTCGACACGATGGAAGAGGCCGACACGGTGTTCAGCGCCCAGCTGAACTATTACGGGGTCGTGGCGGATCACTTCATCCGGTTCGAGCACGCTACGGCCCTGCTGCAGCCGAGCCCGCTACCGATCTCTGGACCGGGCACGATCGAGCGGACGCTGAACTGGGCACCGTTCCAGACGGGTTCTACCCCTGCCTTGACCATCGCCATCGTCAACGACGTGACGGCCTACGCATGA